One Nostoc sp. UHCC 0302 DNA window includes the following coding sequences:
- a CDS encoding DUF3493 domain-containing protein: protein MVNPNPKNRLNSEQYARLKAEMATPYRGLRQFFYVAFGASGFIGAFIFFFRVLAGRDLDSALPNLALQIGIVALMIFLWRWEQRRQRRP, encoded by the coding sequence ATGGTAAATCCAAATCCCAAAAATCGCCTGAACTCTGAACAATATGCCCGCCTCAAAGCAGAAATGGCAACGCCCTATCGCGGCTTGCGGCAATTTTTCTATGTAGCTTTCGGTGCTTCTGGTTTTATTGGCGCATTCATATTTTTCTTTCGAGTACTCGCCGGACGGGATCTTGACAGCGCTTTACCTAACTTGGCACTCCAAATAGGAATCGTTGCCTTAATGATATTCCTCTGGCGCTGGGAACAGCGTCGGCAACGACGCCCATAG
- the malQ gene encoding 4-alpha-glucanotransferase, giving the protein MPFPRSSGILLHPTSFPSRFGIGDLGLEAYRFIDFLQQTYQQYWQVLPLGPTGYGNSPYMSYSAMAGNPLLISPEKLLDEGLLAEGDFANLPAFPVEKVNFEQVVPIKIGLLKKACENFRANANPTQQQDFARFCDSKAYWLDNYALFMALKDANDGASWHKWEPELVKREPQALDQVQRRLNGEIFYYKFIQFQFFRQWSELKSYANQRGIDIIGDIPIYVAHDSADVWAHPDIFSLDEKTGEAAQMAGVPPDYFSETGQLWGNPVYDWEALQQQDFKWWVQRFEAMLDYVDIIRIDHFRGFEAFWSVPQGEETAMNGKWIKAPGDTFFEVIRQKLGKLPVLAEDLGVITPEVEELRDKFEFPGMKVLQFAFGSDPGNPFLPFNYPRNAVVYTGTHDNDTTVGWFNTASDNEKQSLLLYLGCISDDGIHWDLIRLALSSVANQALIPLQDVLGLGNEARMNFPSHAEGNWEWRYQAADLTQELGDRLKNLTRLNGRAPKTE; this is encoded by the coding sequence ATGCCTTTTCCCAGATCAAGCGGCATTTTGTTGCATCCTACTTCTTTTCCCAGTCGATTCGGTATCGGAGATTTAGGTTTAGAAGCCTACCGTTTCATTGATTTTCTCCAACAGACCTATCAACAATATTGGCAAGTTTTACCATTAGGCCCCACTGGATACGGTAATTCTCCGTATATGTCCTACTCGGCAATGGCAGGGAATCCCTTGCTAATTAGCCCAGAAAAACTGCTAGATGAGGGTTTACTAGCTGAAGGAGACTTTGCCAACTTACCAGCATTTCCAGTAGAAAAGGTAAATTTTGAGCAGGTTGTACCGATTAAGATTGGGCTATTAAAAAAAGCCTGTGAAAACTTTAGAGCTAATGCTAACCCCACACAGCAGCAAGATTTTGCAAGATTTTGCGACAGCAAAGCCTACTGGCTAGATAATTACGCCTTATTCATGGCGCTCAAAGACGCTAATGATGGTGCAAGCTGGCATAAATGGGAACCAGAACTAGTCAAACGTGAACCCCAAGCATTAGATCAGGTACAGCGTCGGCTCAATGGAGAAATTTTTTATTACAAGTTCATTCAATTTCAGTTTTTCCGCCAGTGGTCGGAGCTAAAAAGCTACGCCAATCAACGTGGTATAGATATTATTGGTGATATCCCCATCTACGTAGCTCACGATAGTGCAGATGTATGGGCGCATCCTGATATTTTTTCCTTAGATGAAAAGACAGGAGAAGCCGCACAAATGGCAGGAGTCCCACCAGATTACTTTAGCGAGACTGGTCAATTATGGGGCAATCCAGTTTATGACTGGGAGGCATTGCAACAACAAGACTTTAAGTGGTGGGTGCAACGTTTTGAGGCAATGCTGGATTATGTAGATATTATTCGCATTGACCACTTCCGGGGGTTCGAGGCTTTTTGGTCTGTGCCGCAAGGGGAAGAAACTGCTATGAATGGCAAATGGATTAAAGCACCAGGTGATACTTTTTTTGAAGTGATTAGACAGAAATTAGGCAAACTACCTGTCTTGGCAGAAGATTTAGGGGTAATTACGCCAGAGGTAGAAGAGCTGCGAGACAAGTTTGAATTTCCAGGTATGAAAGTTCTGCAATTTGCCTTTGGTTCTGATCCCGGTAATCCGTTTTTACCATTCAATTACCCACGAAATGCTGTAGTTTATACCGGGACTCACGACAACGACACAACTGTGGGCTGGTTCAATACAGCTAGTGACAACGAAAAGCAAAGTTTGTTGCTTTATTTAGGTTGTATTAGTGATGATGGTATCCACTGGGATCTCATTCGCCTGGCTTTGAGTTCCGTAGCCAACCAAGCGCTTATTCCTTTGCAGGATGTTTTAGGGTTGGGAAACGAAGCGCGGATGAATTTTCCCAGTCATGCTGAAGGTAACTGGGAGTGGCGCTATCAAGCGGCAGATTTGACACAAGAATTAGGCGATCGCTTGAAAAATCTTACCAGACTGAATGGCCGCGCCCCTAAAACTGAGTAA
- a CDS encoding pentapeptide repeat-containing protein: MSRADLRKATLNIANFSNANLDNANLSDANLESANFTEAFLKEGNFVRANLNNANFTGANLFGADLSQANLTRIILKDANLQRSKFGVLIYLKRICLA, translated from the coding sequence ATGAGCAGAGCTGATTTAAGAAAGGCAACCCTAAATATCGCGAACTTTAGTAATGCCAACCTCGATAATGCTAATTTGAGTGATGCCAATCTAGAATCTGCCAATTTCACTGAAGCCTTTTTGAAAGAAGGAAATTTTGTTAGAGCAAACCTAAATAACGCTAATTTCACTGGGGCTAACTTGTTTGGAGCTGATTTGAGTCAAGCAAATCTAACTCGTATCATACTCAAAGATGCTAATTTACAGAGATCAAAATTCGGGGTGTTAATTTATCTCAAAAGGATTTGTCTAGCATGA
- a CDS encoding NUDIX hydrolase, giving the protein MSYRNPTPTVDIIIELVDRPHRPIVLIERHNPPLGWALPGGFVDYGEPVEVAARREAEEETGLQVELIEQLLVYSDPSRDPRQHTISIVFLATASGEPQAGDDAKSVGIFESWDVPSNLCFDHDKILRDYWQYRHYGIRPRLG; this is encoded by the coding sequence ATGAGTTACCGAAATCCTACACCGACAGTTGATATCATCATCGAACTAGTAGATCGACCTCATCGACCAATAGTGTTAATTGAAAGACATAATCCACCCCTAGGTTGGGCGCTTCCTGGTGGTTTTGTGGATTATGGCGAACCTGTGGAAGTGGCGGCGCGGCGGGAGGCTGAGGAAGAAACGGGTTTACAGGTGGAGTTGATTGAACAATTACTGGTATATTCTGACCCCAGTCGTGATCCCCGCCAGCATACAATTAGCATTGTGTTTTTGGCTACAGCATCGGGAGAACCTCAAGCTGGGGATGATGCCAAGAGTGTAGGTATTTTTGAGTCTTGGGATGTACCGAGTAATTTGTGTTTTGACCACGACAAGATTCTACGGGATTATTGGCAGTATCGGCATTATGGGATACGTCCGAGGTTAGGTTAG
- a CDS encoding Rid family detoxifying hydrolase: MNLAEADLGAANLRNVNFRKACLKETNLERADLQQADLMKANLKGANLSKADLTGSNIYGANLQDADLTGAIMPDGEVYQPIASEMEIGKQVASLEKVISMTRKVIRTDQAPAPVGPYNQAIAASGQFVFIAGQIAIDPRLGDVVYTDDVKKQAEQVLANLEAILTAAGATFQDVVKTTVFLANMNDFAAVNAVYAKYFPEDTAPARACVQVSRLPKDVLVEIDAIAVISA; this comes from the coding sequence ATGAATCTAGCGGAGGCTGATCTAGGTGCTGCAAATCTTAGAAATGTAAATTTCAGAAAAGCCTGTCTAAAAGAGACAAATTTAGAGAGAGCAGATTTACAACAAGCAGATTTAATGAAAGCAAATCTGAAAGGAGCAAATCTTAGCAAAGCCGACTTAACTGGATCAAATATCTATGGGGCGAACCTTCAAGATGCAGACCTAACTGGTGCGATAATGCCTGATGGAGAAGTTTACCAACCGATTGCCTCTGAGATGGAAATCGGTAAACAGGTAGCATCGTTAGAGAAAGTGATATCTATGACTCGTAAAGTAATTCGTACTGATCAAGCACCGGCTCCAGTTGGCCCTTATAATCAAGCGATCGCAGCTTCTGGTCAATTTGTATTTATAGCTGGACAAATTGCCATTGACCCCCGACTCGGTGATGTCGTCTACACTGATGATGTCAAAAAGCAAGCTGAGCAGGTATTAGCTAATCTTGAAGCCATCCTCACAGCCGCTGGTGCAACTTTCCAAGATGTAGTGAAAACCACCGTATTTCTGGCTAATATGAATGATTTTGCAGCAGTAAATGCCGTTTATGCTAAATATTTCCCGGAAGATACAGCCCCAGCGCGGGCTTGTGTCCAAGTGTCGCGGTTACCAAAAGATGTACTAGTAGAGATTGATGCGATCGCTGTGATTAGCGCTTAG
- a CDS encoding DUF1565 domain-containing protein — protein MKHWGFDTSLAKNFRFLSGNQLKSTLSIGAGLTALLVVSGGSILLPSEVNAGATHQGSAPHLTAQAPATATVIYVDPATGADTAGAGATAAAPYKTIAFALGQAQAGTIIQLAPGNYNKESGETFPLALKPGVTLQGDESAKGQGILITGGGFYTSRTFARQDITILAEQNTTITGVTVTNPNSRGTGVWVESTNPVIKNSTFTNSVREGVFVTGTGNPKIENNLFVQNKGNGVSVARTAQGEIRNNVFQDTGFGLAIGGTSTPLITENQIIQNQDGLYISESAKPVLRKNVIQNNKRDGVVATVNAQPDLGTNESPGGNLIRSNTRYDVNNATKTNQIVAVGNDIDQKKIFGQVDFVAASVTPPPGGPVAFKDVPANYWAKAYIEALASQNIIAGFPDGTFKPNDPVTRAQFATIITKALTPPTKRAAIQFRDVKSNFWAYKAIQSAYQSQFVSGYPDGTFKPQQQIPRVQALVSLANGLGLTANNQNVLSFYTDAAQIPNYAIAPVAAATSRQLVINYPTAKQLNPNREATRAEVAAFVYQALVNAGRAQPIPSSYLVTAQ, from the coding sequence ATGAAACATTGGGGTTTTGATACTTCTTTAGCGAAAAATTTTCGCTTTCTTTCTGGCAATCAGCTCAAATCTACTTTAAGCATAGGAGCCGGATTAACGGCTTTGTTAGTTGTTTCTGGTGGTTCAATACTACTCCCTAGTGAAGTAAATGCTGGGGCTACTCACCAAGGATCTGCTCCTCATCTGACAGCGCAAGCTCCTGCAACTGCAACAGTTATTTATGTTGACCCAGCCACTGGCGCAGATACTGCTGGTGCTGGTGCAACGGCAGCAGCGCCCTACAAAACGATCGCCTTTGCCCTCGGTCAAGCTCAAGCAGGTACAATCATTCAATTGGCCCCTGGTAACTATAACAAAGAAAGTGGAGAAACTTTCCCACTTGCGCTTAAACCAGGGGTGACGCTGCAAGGTGATGAATCAGCCAAAGGTCAGGGCATCTTGATTACAGGCGGAGGTTTTTACACCAGCCGCACCTTTGCTAGACAGGATATTACAATTCTGGCGGAACAAAATACTACGATCACAGGTGTCACTGTTACTAACCCGAACTCGCGGGGTACAGGTGTGTGGGTGGAATCAACTAATCCCGTTATCAAAAACAGTACTTTTACTAACAGTGTAAGAGAAGGCGTTTTTGTCACGGGTACAGGTAATCCCAAAATCGAAAACAACCTGTTTGTGCAAAACAAAGGCAACGGGGTTTCAGTGGCTAGAACTGCTCAAGGAGAGATCCGGAATAACGTATTCCAGGATACAGGTTTTGGTCTGGCGATCGGTGGTACTTCCACACCTTTAATCACAGAAAACCAAATTATTCAAAACCAAGACGGTCTTTATATCTCAGAGTCAGCTAAGCCCGTACTGCGTAAAAATGTAATTCAGAACAACAAGCGGGATGGTGTTGTTGCCACTGTGAATGCTCAACCCGACCTTGGTACAAACGAAAGTCCTGGCGGCAATCTCATTCGCAGTAATACTCGTTATGACGTGAATAACGCCACCAAAACAAATCAGATTGTTGCTGTTGGTAACGACATCGACCAGAAAAAGATTTTTGGTCAAGTAGATTTTGTTGCTGCATCTGTGACTCCACCTCCAGGAGGGCCTGTTGCTTTCAAAGATGTGCCAGCAAATTATTGGGCAAAAGCCTATATCGAAGCTTTAGCTTCTCAAAACATTATTGCTGGCTTTCCTGATGGCACTTTTAAACCCAACGACCCGGTAACTCGCGCCCAATTTGCCACGATTATCACCAAAGCTTTAACGCCACCAACCAAACGTGCAGCCATTCAGTTTAGGGATGTAAAAAGCAATTTCTGGGCTTATAAAGCAATTCAATCTGCTTACCAAAGTCAATTCGTCTCTGGTTACCCTGATGGGACTTTTAAACCACAGCAGCAGATTCCTAGAGTACAGGCGTTAGTCTCTTTAGCTAATGGTTTGGGCTTAACTGCAAACAATCAGAATGTCCTTTCCTTTTACACCGATGCTGCTCAGATTCCTAATTATGCGATCGCGCCAGTTGCTGCTGCAACTTCACGGCAATTAGTGATCAACTATCCCACAGCTAAACAACTTAATCCTAACCGTGAGGCAACTAGAGCAGAAGTTGCTGCCTTTGTTTATCAGGCACTCGTCAACGCCGGACGCGCTCAACCAATTCCCTCATCCTATCTGGTAACAGCTCAGTAA
- a CDS encoding alpha/beta hydrolase, whose protein sequence is MHYKFLSLRRSVVLIVSTCILLLGTLPAFAAERVVLKYSVFRESLSVEELSTFAQTGEVSRSLRVNLALARQNPKVVRQYLTEPVKVNLLLLDKVLNSSIGNVILDEISKVIHTPSRRADRQALRAALILSAKQDERVSVIEIIKNYPTSEVEVDGDRLESAYRQLRRLQLGLQDLLNF, encoded by the coding sequence ATGCATTATAAATTTTTGTCGCTGCGTCGCTCGGTAGTTTTAATAGTTAGTACCTGTATTTTACTCTTAGGCACTCTTCCTGCCTTTGCTGCTGAACGAGTAGTACTAAAATACAGCGTCTTCCGTGAATCACTTTCAGTGGAAGAGTTATCTACGTTTGCCCAAACAGGCGAAGTTTCGCGTTCGCTACGAGTTAATTTGGCCTTGGCGCGACAAAATCCAAAGGTAGTTCGTCAATATTTGACAGAACCAGTGAAAGTAAATCTTCTGCTTTTAGATAAAGTTTTAAATAGCAGTATTGGTAACGTTATTTTAGATGAAATTAGTAAGGTTATTCATACACCATCTCGGAGAGCAGACCGCCAAGCTTTGCGTGCTGCTTTGATACTCTCTGCTAAACAAGATGAGCGGGTGTCAGTAATTGAAATTATTAAAAATTATCCCACGTCTGAAGTGGAAGTTGACGGCGATCGCTTGGAGAGTGCATACCGTCAACTCCGCCGCTTGCAATTAGGGCTACAAGATTTACTTAATTTTTAG
- a CDS encoding low-complexity tail membrane protein, with the protein MASFRTEPILWIHVAGLATLPIFLVLCLLFLSVGEPLLPAWIELSLVAAIGVVPLLGMQLRRPFYIFAILGIALKPENLTEQQRKILCLINTKLNRVLSLIAAILLLGVLWQIHSVVPLVADVAKFLPQWRSLALLLAGLTFLASNLFLQIPVSVVRVLVTNETEFAALEPLSLEKIKQDFTILGVRVNQILPQLFQSLVEINTDSQQQPAKSDLDRS; encoded by the coding sequence ATGGCTTCATTTCGCACTGAACCTATCTTATGGATTCACGTCGCTGGCTTAGCGACACTGCCTATTTTTTTGGTACTTTGTTTATTGTTTTTGTCCGTGGGCGAACCGCTGTTGCCAGCGTGGATAGAACTGTCATTAGTCGCCGCTATTGGTGTTGTTCCTCTGCTGGGGATGCAGTTACGCCGACCTTTTTACATATTTGCTATTTTAGGAATTGCCCTCAAACCAGAAAATCTCACCGAGCAGCAACGAAAAATTCTTTGTTTAATTAATACAAAATTAAATCGAGTCCTGTCATTGATAGCAGCAATATTATTACTTGGTGTGCTGTGGCAGATACATTCAGTGGTTCCATTAGTCGCTGATGTAGCTAAATTTTTGCCTCAATGGCGCAGCCTAGCGCTGCTATTGGCTGGTTTAACCTTTCTGGCAAGCAATCTATTTTTACAAATTCCTGTGAGCGTAGTCAGAGTTTTGGTGACTAATGAGACAGAATTTGCTGCCTTAGAACCATTATCTTTAGAAAAGATTAAACAGGATTTCACAATTCTCGGTGTGCGGGTTAATCAAATTTTGCCCCAGCTGTTTCAATCTTTAGTAGAAATTAATACAGATTCGCAACAGCAGCCTGCAAAGTCAGACCTTGACAGGTCTTAA
- a CDS encoding pentapeptide repeat-containing protein, with amino-acid sequence MVAKELLEKYAQGQRKFHSENLRGVDLKGANLSGIDLTSADLTGADLNDANLSNALLQNTNLTRASLTSANLSGLVESSRLNLSWADLIPFHEIIDTYHFSCFPCFKSLNSLKSLPMLSTLK; translated from the coding sequence ATGGTTGCTAAGGAACTGTTAGAGAAATACGCACAAGGTCAACGGAAGTTTCATTCAGAAAATTTGAGAGGAGTAGACCTTAAAGGTGCAAATCTGAGCGGAATAGACTTAACAAGTGCAGATTTGACGGGAGCAGATTTGAATGATGCAAACCTGAGTAACGCACTTCTTCAAAACACAAATCTTACTAGGGCATCTCTGACAAGCGCAAACTTAAGTGGTTTGGTGGAAAGTTCTCGTTTAAATTTAAGTTGGGCAGACCTGATACCATTTCACGAAATTATTGATACATATCACTTTTCTTGCTTCCCCTGCTTCAAGAGCCTCAATAGCCTCAAGAGCTTGCCCATGTTATCAACCTTAAAGTGA
- a CDS encoding YlxR family protein — protein MKPNYRRCISCRKVNSKDEFWRIVRVFPSGKVQLDQGMGRSAYICPQQGCLQAAQKKNRLGRSLHGAVPETLYQTLWQRLAQTNT, from the coding sequence ATGAAACCAAATTATCGGCGCTGTATTAGTTGCCGCAAAGTAAACTCCAAAGATGAGTTTTGGCGGATTGTCCGCGTCTTTCCGTCGGGAAAGGTACAATTAGATCAGGGCATGGGGCGTTCTGCCTATATTTGTCCGCAACAGGGCTGCCTGCAAGCGGCTCAAAAAAAAAATCGACTAGGGCGATCGCTACACGGCGCAGTGCCAGAAACACTGTACCAAACATTGTGGCAACGCCTAGCCCAAACCAATACCTAA
- the infB gene encoding translation initiation factor IF-2 has protein sequence MNNGKVRIYELSKELNLDNKELLAICDQLNIAVKSHSSTISESEAEQIRLAAEKHAATNVTQKKELGTINHKPNSPQNGGPTRPAAPHKQQILEIRKPKILRNTTPNASEASVATNSQLGSSEVNSPAPPRPFATPVSTMKPTVPVKPVPRNQSETVEQPPLTNPEEAPNPNQPPEKIAGEKPEKIVTSRAKPEKPQKPQLVAPPSRPAAEEKLEVSDLASQGEKPILKRERQRHEDDRDQAKPKVARSTTDQTPQGAPQKQARPTLQPVKPELRGTRPSAPVGDGQRPRPARPGEAVAAMPIATPPRAMSGAAAKADGLGDDPVTPDLLDLKRPTPPRPSKGGKKWVEEEIIDEVKEKAGKAAAKGKRIKPILDDEFEEDLLDDDDLDSPAIVQVSLSIARPAKPKAARPVQLAGTAVASIPTARTRKSSSSNRDHNRRQEAEPKRERPEKVRVTGPLTVQELADLLIVADTEIVKILFLKGMAVSITQNLDIPTINLVAKELEIEVEITEPEAEARKVTEMLDVADLENLHRRPPVVTIMGHVDHGKTTLLDSIRKTKVAAGEAGGITQHIGAYHVDVEHEGKMQQIVFLDTPGHEAFTAMRARGARVTDIAILVVAADDGVRPQTIEAISHAQAAEVPIVVAINKIDKEAAQPDRVKQELTQFGLTPEEWGGDTIMVPVSAIKGENLDTLLEMILLVAEVGELNANPDRTAKGTVIEAHLDKAKGAVATLLIQNGTLRVGDMLVAGSAFGKVRAMVNDRGARVDIASPSFAVEVLGLSEVPAAGDDFEVFENEKEARNLASDRADKQRLSRLLQGRVTLTTLSAQAQEGELKELNLILKGDVQGSVEAIVGALKQIPQNEVQIRMLLATAGEITETDIDLAAASNAVIIGFNTTFASGARQAADEAGVDVREYNIIYKLLEDIQGALEGLLEPELVEEPLGQTEVRAVFPVGRGAVAGCYVQSGKLVRNCKVRVRRNGKVIYEGVLDSLKRMKEDAREVNAGYECGVGMDKFNDWVEGDIIEAYQMVTKRRTLTLTK, from the coding sequence ATGAACAACGGCAAAGTTAGAATCTATGAATTATCAAAGGAATTGAATTTGGATAACAAAGAGCTACTAGCAATTTGCGACCAGCTCAATATTGCGGTCAAAAGCCATAGCAGCACGATTTCAGAATCGGAGGCAGAACAAATCCGATTAGCTGCCGAAAAACACGCAGCTACAAATGTGACGCAAAAAAAGGAACTAGGTACAATAAACCATAAACCAAATTCACCCCAAAACGGTGGACCCACGCGACCAGCTGCACCCCACAAACAGCAAATTTTGGAAATTCGTAAACCCAAAATATTGAGAAACACTACTCCCAACGCCTCTGAGGCGTCAGTTGCTACTAATAGCCAACTTGGTTCGTCTGAAGTCAATTCTCCTGCACCTCCACGGCCCTTCGCTACACCAGTCTCAACCATGAAGCCGACGGTACCTGTTAAGCCTGTCCCCCGGAATCAGTCAGAGACCGTAGAACAACCTCCTCTAACAAATCCGGAAGAGGCGCCAAATCCAAATCAGCCACCGGAAAAAATAGCAGGGGAAAAACCAGAAAAAATAGTTACTTCCAGAGCGAAACCGGAAAAACCCCAAAAACCGCAACTAGTGGCGCCACCGTCCAGACCCGCGGCAGAAGAAAAATTAGAGGTATCTGATCTGGCAAGTCAGGGAGAGAAACCGATCCTCAAACGCGAACGCCAACGGCACGAAGACGATCGCGATCAAGCTAAGCCAAAAGTTGCCAGATCGACAACTGACCAAACTCCACAAGGAGCGCCGCAAAAGCAAGCTCGTCCCACTTTACAACCTGTGAAACCGGAGCTGAGAGGCACTAGACCATCAGCACCAGTAGGAGATGGGCAAAGACCCAGACCAGCACGTCCTGGTGAAGCTGTAGCAGCAATGCCAATCGCTACTCCACCTAGAGCGATGTCAGGAGCAGCGGCGAAAGCTGACGGCTTGGGTGATGATCCAGTCACACCTGATCTCCTTGATTTGAAACGTCCGACTCCACCTCGTCCTAGTAAAGGTGGTAAGAAGTGGGTAGAAGAAGAAATCATTGACGAAGTTAAAGAGAAAGCTGGTAAGGCTGCTGCCAAAGGCAAGCGGATCAAGCCAATACTTGACGACGAGTTTGAAGAAGATTTGCTCGATGATGACGATCTAGACTCCCCAGCAATTGTCCAAGTTAGCCTTTCGATTGCTCGTCCTGCCAAGCCTAAAGCAGCTCGACCTGTACAGCTAGCAGGCACAGCAGTTGCTTCCATCCCAACTGCCAGAACTAGAAAATCATCTAGCTCCAACCGCGACCACAACCGTCGCCAAGAAGCAGAGCCAAAGCGTGAACGTCCAGAAAAAGTCAGAGTCACAGGCCCTTTGACTGTGCAAGAACTGGCAGACTTATTGATCGTTGCTGACACAGAAATTGTAAAAATTCTGTTCCTCAAAGGGATGGCGGTGAGTATCACCCAAAATCTGGATATTCCGACAATTAATCTAGTAGCAAAAGAACTAGAAATAGAAGTCGAAATCACTGAACCAGAAGCAGAAGCCCGGAAAGTAACAGAAATGCTGGATGTGGCAGATTTGGAAAATCTCCATCGCCGTCCACCAGTTGTGACAATTATGGGTCACGTAGACCACGGTAAAACAACCCTGCTTGACTCGATTCGCAAAACCAAAGTGGCTGCTGGCGAAGCTGGTGGTATCACACAACACATCGGTGCATATCATGTGGATGTGGAACATGAAGGCAAAATGCAGCAAATTGTCTTCTTGGATACCCCTGGTCACGAAGCCTTTACAGCAATGCGGGCAAGGGGAGCTAGGGTAACAGACATTGCCATATTGGTAGTGGCTGCTGATGATGGCGTCCGTCCTCAAACTATTGAAGCCATTAGTCATGCTCAAGCAGCAGAAGTGCCAATAGTTGTGGCGATCAACAAAATTGACAAAGAAGCAGCACAGCCAGACCGGGTGAAACAAGAATTAACTCAATTTGGTCTGACACCCGAAGAATGGGGCGGCGATACGATCATGGTTCCTGTGAGCGCGATCAAAGGCGAAAACCTAGATACGCTCCTAGAGATGATTCTGCTTGTAGCAGAAGTAGGGGAACTCAATGCGAACCCAGATCGTACTGCTAAAGGAACAGTGATTGAAGCCCATTTGGATAAAGCCAAGGGAGCAGTCGCTACCCTGCTGATTCAGAATGGAACCCTGCGTGTAGGAGATATGTTAGTAGCCGGTTCCGCCTTTGGTAAGGTGCGAGCAATGGTGAACGACAGAGGCGCAAGAGTCGATATTGCCTCTCCATCCTTTGCTGTAGAGGTGTTGGGCTTAAGTGAAGTACCAGCGGCAGGCGACGACTTCGAGGTCTTCGAGAATGAAAAAGAAGCACGAAACCTAGCAAGCGATCGCGCCGACAAACAACGCCTATCCCGCCTCTTACAAGGACGCGTTACCCTCACAACCCTGTCGGCTCAGGCACAAGAAGGCGAGTTGAAAGAACTCAACTTGATCTTGAAGGGCGATGTCCAAGGTTCCGTAGAAGCCATTGTGGGAGCGCTCAAGCAAATCCCCCAAAACGAAGTCCAAATTCGGATGTTGTTGGCTACTGCTGGGGAAATTACCGAAACAGATATCGACTTAGCAGCCGCTAGTAATGCTGTAATTATTGGTTTCAACACCACCTTTGCCAGTGGAGCCAGACAAGCTGCCGACGAAGCTGGTGTAGATGTTCGAGAATACAACATTATCTACAAACTCTTGGAAGACATTCAAGGAGCCTTAGAAGGTCTTCTCGAACCAGAGTTGGTGGAAGAACCCTTGGGTCAAACCGAAGTACGCGCCGTCTTCCCCGTCGGTCGTGGTGCAGTGGCTGGTTGTTACGTTCAGTCTGGCAAGCTAGTTCGCAACTGCAAAGTGCGGGTGCGACGTAACGGTAAGGTGATTTATGAAGGTGTGCTTGATTCCTTAAAACGGATGAAAGAGGATGCCCGTGAGGTCAACGCCGGCTATGAATGCGGTGTCGGTATGGATAAATTCAATGACTGGGTTGAAGGTGACATCATTGAAGCCTACCAGATGGTGACTAAGCGCCGTACTCTGACATTGACGAAATGA